A stretch of the Alnus glutinosa chromosome 6, dhAlnGlut1.1, whole genome shotgun sequence genome encodes the following:
- the LOC133871292 gene encoding cyclin-U4-1-like gives MAELERPEVMSKVITFLSSLFQRVAESNDVACQFETQKISVFHGLSRPTISIQGYLERIFKYANCSPSCFIVAYVYLDRFTQRQPSLPVNSFNVHRLLITSVLVSAKFMDDMNYNNAYYAKVGGISTTEMNLLEVDFLFGLGFQLNVTPTTFYTYCSYLQREMLLKSPPHFVELPLNLGRPLKFHCCFNEDDSTHHKQLAV, from the exons ATGGCTGAGCTTGAGAGGCCTGAGGTGATGTCCAAGGTCATAACCTTCCTGTCCTCTCTTTTCCAGCGCGTGGCAGAGTCCAACGACGTCGCATGCCAATTCGAGACGCAGAAGATCTCCGTCTTCCACGGCCTCTCCAGGCCCACCATCTCCATCCAGGGCTACCTCGAAAGGATCTTCAAGTACGCCAATTGTAGCCCGTCTTGCTTCATCGTTGCCTACGTTTATCTCGACCGATTCACGCAGCGGCAGCCCTCGCTGCCCGTCAATTCTTTCAATGTTCATCGCTTGCTCATTACCAGTGTATTGGTCTCTGCAAAGTTCATGGATGACAT GAATTACAACAATGCTTACTATGCTAAAGTTGGAGGAATCAGCACCACAGAAATGAACCTTCTTGAGGTGGACTTCTTATTTGGTTTGGGCTTCCAATTAAATGTGACACCCACAACCTTTTATACCTACTGTTCTTACCTCCAAAGAGAAATGCTGCTCAAATCCCCTCCACATTTCGTGGAACTTCCTCTAAATTTGGGAAGACCTCTAAAGTTCCATTGCTGCTTCAATGAAGATGATTCCACCCATCATAAGCAACTAGCTGTTTAG